A portion of the Meleagris gallopavo isolate NT-WF06-2002-E0010 breed Aviagen turkey brand Nicholas breeding stock chromosome 16, Turkey_5.1, whole genome shotgun sequence genome contains these proteins:
- the NMRAL1 gene encoding nmrA-like family domain-containing protein 1: MGGLSRLCRAPVVPLGNTTPRVPPDYRARLQQDRVKEEAVGSGCAQGAELRRLGAQLVRADQDDERTLEEALEGAYGAFVVTNFWEHCSKEKEIEQGKRLADLSKRLGLQHVVYSGLENVKQLTKGHLEVLHFDGKGVVEEYFRAVNVPATSVRLPFYFENFLSSFKPQKAPQGDKFLLGLPMGDTPMDGMAVEDLGPIVLSLLKSPEQYVGQVIGLSTGKLTVAEYAAAFSQQTGKTVEDSKITPEEYEKLGFPGAKELANMFRFYALKPDRSVELTMKLNPKARTFQQWLADNKAAF; encoded by the exons ATGGGGGGCCTCAGCCGGCTGTGCCGAGCCCCGGTTGTGCCATTGGGCAACACCACACCACGAGTCCCCCCAGATTACCGCGCTCGCCTGCAGCAGGACAGGGTTAAGGAGGAGGCTGTGGGCTCGGGGTGCGCCCAAGG GGCGGAGCTGCGGCGGCTGGGCGCACAGCTGGTGCGGGCGGACCAGGACGACGAGCGGACTCTGGAGGAAGCCCTGGAGGGCGCGTACGGAGCCTTCGTCGTGACCAACTTCTGGGAGCACTgcagcaaggagaaggaaatCGAGCAG GGGAAGCGGCTTGCTGACCTGTCGAAGCGCCTGGGTTTGCAGCACGTGGTGTACAGCGGCCTGGAGAACGTGAAGCAGCTGACCAAGGGCCACCTGGAGGTGCTCCACTTCGATGGCAAGGGAGTGGTGGAGGAGTATTTCCGTGCAGTCAATGTGCCCGCCACGTCCGTCCGACTGCCGTTCTACTTTGAGAATTTCCTCTCCAGCTTCAAGCCCCAGAAGGCCCCGCAGGGAGACAAGTTTTTACTGG GGCTGCCCATGGGGGACACCCCCATGGATGGGATGGCGGTGGAGGATTTGGGGCCCATTGTGCTCAGCCTGCTGAAGTCCCCAGAGCAGTACGTAGGCCAAGTGATCGGGCTCAGCACTGGCAAGCTCACTGTGGCGGAGtatgctgctgccttctcccaGCAGACAGGCAAGACCGTGGAAGACTCCAAG ATCACCCCAGAGGAGTACGAGAAACTTGGCTTCCCTGGAGCAAAGGAGCTGGCCAACATGTTCCGTTTCTATGCCCTGAAGCCAGACCGCAGCGTGGAGCTGACCATGAAACTCAACCCCAAGGCCCGCACCTTCCAACAGTGGCTGGCAGACAACAAGGCTGCTTTCTGA
- the VASN gene encoding vasorin — MRAWATVSSCKPLSHRADTMNQLVLCTLLLLLLHPGQLARACPTGCQCQDPTTILCAARRGHTVPRGLPPSTLSLYVFENGITTLSEDSFAGLPALQLLDLSQNKITSIQKNIFQPLTELVNLDLSSNQLQEITNETFHGLRLLERLYLQKNRIQHIHATAFDTLENLLELKLQNNQLRAVPPLDLPNLLLLDISWNKIPTIAPGTLHAINIESLKIAGLGLTSLDEELFQPQNNLHELDVSDNLLERVPVVLRRLGSLTKLSLAGNAHISQLPPEDFRGLHNLQELDISNLNINTIPRDFSRFFPRLRAMTASGNPFNCICQMSWLVQWVNASGVLLRRPEETRCHFPPKNSGKLLHHLQYADFGCPTTTTTTAATTSPPRTTAPRPPVPIPTGSRPPPEPSTTIATPQPRAVPFSSTPVPFSLTPAASSPPPQLCPPRTCLNGGTCQLGAHSHLWCLCPPGFAGAFCEEDEEEEEEEEAAARGTTLSPATPAAPPSRKISITQVSSTSLRVDLQNYFQSKAQLKGIRLSYRNLSGPEKRPVMLRLPASLSEYTVRALKPNCTYRVCVGPLGEKGSREEFCVEAHTLPASHQQHSPVTQSKDNNLALMIVPALAAVLLLVVVVTAVTYYRRHRRAKEHAGGGVEAGPLELEGVKACLENGERGGHGCRGPENAVLAGGPECEVPLMQAHYPSNNNSAALKPSYF; from the coding sequence ATGCGTGCCTGGGCGACAGTATCCTCATGCAAACCTCTCTCCCACAGAGCTGACACCATGAACCAGCTGGTCCTTtgcacgctgctgctgctgctgttgcaccCTGGGCAGCTGGCACGGGCATGTCCCACAGGCTGCCAGTGCCAGGACCCCACGACCATCCTGTGCGCGGCCAGGCGGGGCCACACTGTGCCACgagggctgccccccagcacCCTCTCCCTCTATGTCTTTGAGAATGGTATCACGACGCTCAGCGAGGACAGCTTTGCagggctgcctgccctgcagctcttGGACCTCTCACAAAACAAGATCACTAGCATCCAGAAAAACATCTTCCAGCCCCTAACGGAGCTCGTCAACTTGGACCTGTCCTCCAACCAGCTGCAGGAGATCACCAACGAGACCTTCCACGGGCTGCGGCTGCTGGAGCGGCTCTACCTGCAGAAGAACAGGATCCAGCACATCCACGCCACCGCGTTCGACACGCTGGAGAATCTCCTTGAGCTGAAGCTGCAGAACAACCAGCTCCGGGCCGTGCCCCCGCTTGACCTGCCCAACCTCCTCCTGCTGGACATCAGCTGGAACAAGATCCCTACCATTGCGCCTGGCACCCTCCATGCCATAAACATTGAGTCCCTGAAGATCGCAGGGCTGGGTCTGACGAGCTTGGACGAGGAGCTCTTCCAGCCCCAGAACAACCTGCACGAGCTGGACGTCTCTGACAACCTGCTGGAGCGCGTGCCGGTGGTACTGCGGCGCCTGGGCAGCCTCACCAAGCTCAGCCTGGCTGGCAACGCGCACATCTCCCAGCTGCCACCTGAGGACTTCCGTGGCCTTCACAACCTGCAGGAGCTGGATATCAGCAACCTCAACATCAACACCATTCCTCGGGACTTCTCCAGGTTCTTCCCGAGGCTCCGTGCCATGACAGCTTCCGGAAACCCCTTCAACTGCATCTGCCAGATGAGCTGGCTGGTGCAGTGGGTGAACGCCAGCGGTGTGCTCCTCCGGCGGCCCGAGGAGACACGCTGCCacttccccccaaaaaactcAGGGAagctcctccaccacctgcagtATGCCGACTTTGGCtgccccaccaccaccaccaccactgctgCCACCACCTCCCCTCCACGCACCACTGCGCCGCGACCACCTGTGCCCATTCCCACCGGCAGCCGCCCGCCGCCGGAGCCCAGCACCACCATCGCCACCCCGCAGCCCCGCGCCGTCCCCTTCAGCTCCACACCGGTGCCCTTCAGCCTCaccccagctgccagcagcccccCGCCGCAGCTCTGCCCCCCACGCACGTGTTTGAATGGTGGCACCTGCCAGCTGGGTGCCCACAGTCACCTGTGGTGCCTGTGCCCACCAGGCTTTGCTGGGGCATTCTGTGAGGAGGAcgaagaagaggaggaagaagaggaggcgGCGGCGAGGGGCACGACGCTGTCCCCAGCCACACCAGCAGCACCTCCGAGCCGGAAGATCAGCATCACACAGGTGAGCAGCACCTCACTGCGGGTGGACCTGCAGAACTACTTCCAGTCCAAAGCCCAGCTGAAGGGCATCCGGCTGAGCTACCGCAACCTCTCCGGGCCGGAGAAGCGCCCCGTGATGCTCCGCTTGCCGGCTTCTCTCTCTGAGTACACAGTGCGGGCACTGAAACCCAACTGCACCTACCGCGTGTGTGTGGGGCCGCTGGGGGAAAAGGGCTCCAGGGAGGAGTTCTGCGTGGAGGCGCACACCTTGCCGGCGAGCCACCAGCAGCACTCACCTGTCACCCAGAGCAAGGACAACAACCTGGCCCTGATGATCGTCCCCGCGCTGGCCgccgtgctgctgctggtggtggtggtgacgGCAGTCACTTACTACCGCCGGCACCGCCGGGCCAAGGAGCACGCAGGGGGCGGGGTGGAGGCCGGCCCGCTGGAGCTGGAGGGTGTGAAGGCGTGCCTAGAGAACGGCGAGCGGGGCGGGCACGGCTGCCGGGGGCCCGAGAATGCGGTGCTGGCGGGTGGCCCCGAATGCGAGGTGCCGCTGATGCAGGCGCACTACCCCAGCAACAACAACAGTGCAGCACTGAAGCCCTCCTACTTCTGA
- the LOC104909315 gene encoding coronin-7: MLQFHPTADGILTSGVGKCVTVWDMGQQQPLTALEAHGDQLQSISWKHDGRLLGTSCKDKKLRIFDPRAGPAASQSVPGHENNKDSRLLWMGASDCLISVGFSQMREREVKLWDTRKFSGATFTLALDTSSG; the protein is encoded by the exons ATGTTGCAGTTCCACCCAACGGCGGATGGCATCCTGACCAGTGGTGTGGGGAAGTGTGTCACCGTGTGGGacatggggcagcagcagccgcTGACAG CCTTGGAGGCCCATGGGGACCAGCTGCAGAGCATATCCTGGAAGCATGACGGCCGCCTGCTCGGCACCTCCTGCAAG GACAAGAAACTGCGGATCTTTGACCCTCGAGCCGGCCCAGCTGCATCCCAG AGTGTCCCAGGACATGAGAACAACAAGGACTCCCGGCTGCTCTGGATGGGAGCCAGCGATTGCCTCATCTCTGTGGGGTTCAGCCAG ATGCGTGAGCGGGAGGTGAAGCTCTGGGACACACGGAAGTTCAGTGGCGCGACTTTCACCTTGGCACTGGATACCTCATCTGGGTAG